The nucleotide sequence GCAATTACAGCGTGCGCAGCAACAGCAACACCTGTTACACAAAGCACACCTATACCAATTTTATCTGAAATACTATCAGCACCCAAACCATAAACAGTATCAAATAACCTTCCTGCCATCACTTCTTCAAAAGGCCCCATAGTATCCCAAAAATCTGGTTCAGAACAACCTATACAACCATGTCCAGCTTGGATTGGCCATGAAGTATGTTGATTAAATCTTTCTCTTGAGCAATTATTAAAAGTATAAGGTCCTTTACAACCTACCTTGTAAAGACAATATCCTTTTTTTGCTCCTTCATCACCAAATTGTTGCACAAACTCACCCGCATCAAAGCGTCCTCTTCTTTCACAAAGATCATGAATTCTTAATCCATAAGCCCATTTTGGTCTATTATAAGCATCAAGCGCTGGCAATGTTTGATACAATATATAATGAATCACATTACCTATAATGTTTTTCTCGCTTGGAGGACAACCTGGAACATTAATAACTGTTTTATTTGTAACTTTACTTAAACTCACAGCATTACTTGGATTAGGTCTAGCAGCTTGAATACCACCAAAAGCTGAACAGGTGCCTATAGCAAAAATAGCCAAAGCATTATCACAAGCTTGAACTGCTATTTGCTTACCTGTTTTGCCGTGTGGTCCTATGGTTAAAAAGTTTTCTGTAGCACCTGTTGGTATACCACCTTCTACCATTAAAATATATCTACCTTTATATTTTTCCATAGCAGCTTCAAGATTATGCTCAGCTTGCCAACCTGCTGCACCCATTATAGTTTCATGATATTCTAAAGAAATATGATCAAAAATCAAACTATCAATAGTAGGAGCATCACTTCTTAATAAACTCTCAGAACATCCTGTACATTCAGCCATATGAAGCCAAATCACTGGAAGTCTATCACTAAGCTCAGCAGCTCTTGCAACTACTGGAGTAAAGCTAGCAGGTAGTGCCAAAAATGCAGTCATTGCACTAGCCCATTTCATAAAATCTCTTCTTGAAAAACCTGATTGTTCTAAGGCTTTAGAGATAGAAATCTCATTTTTCAAAAGAGGAAGTTTTTCTAATGCGTCTAAACGGCGATTAAAAATATCTAAATCACTCATTTGTTGTTCCTTAAATATAGAAATATCATTAAAGATTTTAAAACATTTATTGTTAAGAATAGATAAAAAATAATATTTTTTTAAACAAATATACGAAGTATTTACAATTTAATGTTAATAGGATAATTTTACTCTAAAATAAGCAAGTATTGCACTTGCTTATTGTTTAATGATGACAATCTCATCATCTTTAGAATCTATAATAATCTCATCATTTTCATTTAATTCATCAGATAATATCATATCACTTAATTTATCTTCTACCATGTCATATAAAGCTCTTTTTAATGGTCTTGCACCAAAATCAACATCAAAACCAACCTTTGCTATTAACCTAGCAGCATTATCGCTCAAGCTTGCTTTAATACCTCTATTTTCAAGACTTTTTTGCAAGGTATTAAAAAGCAATTTAACTATTTTTTCAGCCTCACTTTCTCCCAAAGGATTAAAAGTAATAATATCATCTAAACGATTTAAAAACTCAGGTCTAAAAAAGCTTCTAAGAGCTTCTTTGATAGCTTTTTTTCTTTCTTCGCCCTTTAACTCCATGATAAAATTTGCACCTATGTTAGAAGTTAAGATAATGATAGTATTAGTAAAATCCACCGTTACGCCTTTACTATCTGTAGCTCTACCATCATCTAAAATTCCCAAAAGTATATTAAATACATCTTTATGGGCTTTTTCTACTTCATCAAACAAAATCACACTATAAGGCTTTCTTCTAACAGCTTCAGTTAACTCCCCGCCTTCTTCATGCCCTATATATCCTGGAGGTGCACCTAAAAGTCTTGATATGCTGTGTTTTTCCATAAAT is from Campylobacter sp. CNRCH_2014_0184h and encodes:
- a CDS encoding hydrogenase small subunit, with the protein product MSDLDIFNRRLDALEKLPLLKNEISISKALEQSGFSRRDFMKWASAMTAFLALPASFTPVVARAAELSDRLPVIWLHMAECTGCSESLLRSDAPTIDSLIFDHISLEYHETIMGAAGWQAEHNLEAAMEKYKGRYILMVEGGIPTGATENFLTIGPHGKTGKQIAVQACDNALAIFAIGTCSAFGGIQAARPNPSNAVSLSKVTNKTVINVPGCPPSEKNIIGNVIHYILYQTLPALDAYNRPKWAYGLRIHDLCERRGRFDAGEFVQQFGDEGAKKGYCLYKVGCKGPYTFNNCSRERFNQHTSWPIQAGHGCIGCSEPDFWDTMGPFEEVMAGRLFDTVYGLGADSISDKIGIGVLCVTGVAVAAHAVIASLEKNKD